In Numenius arquata chromosome 20, bNumArq3.hap1.1, whole genome shotgun sequence, the following proteins share a genomic window:
- the SPSB1 gene encoding SPRY domain-containing SOCS box protein 1, with product MGQKVTGGIKTVDMRDPVYRPLKQELQGLDYSKPTRLDLLLDMPPVSYEVQLLHSWNNDDRSLNVFVKEDDKLIFHRHPVAQSTDAIRGKVGYTRGLHVWQITWAMRQRGTHAVVGVATADAPLHSVGYTTLVGNNHESWGWDLGRNRLYHDGKNQPSKTYPAFLEPDETFIVPDSFLVVLDMDDGTLSFIVDGQYMGVAFRGLKGKKLYPVVSAVWGHCEIRMRYLNGLDPEPLPLMDLCRRAVRLALGKERLNEIPTLPLPASLKSYLLYQ from the exons ATGGGTCAGAAGGTCACAGGTGGGATAAAGACTGTGGATATGAGGGACCCTGTATACAGGCCACTGAAACAGGAACTCCAAGGACTCGACTACAGCAAACCCACACGTCTAGACTTGCTACTGGACATGCCTCCGGTATCATATGAAGTCCAGTTATTGCATTCGTGGAACAATGATGATCGCTCGCTGAATGTATTTGTGAAAGAGGATGACAAACTCATATTTCACCGGCATCCGGTGGCTCAGAGTACAGATGCCATCAGAGGCAAAGTGGGATACACACGAGGACTGCATGTGTGGCAGATCACGTGGGCGATGAGGCAGCGAGGGACGCATGCTGTGGTCGGGGTGGCAACGGCAGATGCCCCTTTGCATTCCGTAGGGTACACAACGCTTGTAGGAAATAACCATGAATCCTGGGGGTGGGACCTTGGGCGCAACAGACTGTACCATGATGGCAAGAACCAGCCAAGTAAAACCTATCCTGCCTTCTTAGAACCAGATGAAACTTTCATTGTGCCGGACTCCTTCCTGGTGGTTCTGGACATGGACGATGGGACGCTGAGCTTCATTGTAGATGGGCAATACATGGGTGTTGCATTTCGGGGACTCAAAGGGAAAAAGCTATATCCGGTGGTAAGCGCAGTGTGGGGACACTGTGAAATACGGATGCGCTACTTGAATGGACTTGACC CTGAACCACTGCCTCTGATGGACTTGTGTCGGCGAGCTGTGAGGCTTGCTCTGGGCAAGGAAAGACTGAATGAGATCCCTACACTGCCACTGCCAGCTTCCCTCAAGAGTTACCTGCTCTACCAATGA